AATCGTCCCAGACGATGTGACCAAATGGCGTGACCATCTCTTGGCATCCGGAGGCAGGACCGTTGGCAACCGCGAGCCGGCCCCCGCTTCCAATGCAACGGTTGCGAGAAAAATCACTTCCCTGCGATCGTTCTTCTCGTTCCTGCAAGTTGGTGGTTACCGGGGCGGCAATCCGGCACACCCCAACTTCGTTAACGCACCTTCGGTTCCGGACGAAGGCGTCACGCCAGCCATTCATCCAAAGTCGCTTGGCCTGCTTCTCAATTGTCCAGATGAGGAAACGCCTGCCGGCATCCGCGACCGAGCGATTCTTGCCGTATTCGCCTACATGGCTTTGCGTGTCGATGAACTTCATCACATCAACGTTGGGAACATTGCTCGCGATGGTGAACACACCATCATTCGGATCAAGGGGAAAGGCAACGAGATCCGGAAAGGCGTGTTGCCACCGATCGCCGCGACACCAGTGAACGCTTGGATCGAACTGGCCGACATTGAAAGCGATCGCCGGGGTCCCCTCTTT
The genomic region above belongs to Rhodopirellula bahusiensis and contains:
- a CDS encoding tyrosine-type recombinase/integrase, with the protein product MNRTDLITSPINALPPAFGGALPTDLVELRPMIEGAFEAWLNKTESTATRTAYRNDVVQFLKFCGIQPEQIEEMTQIVPDDVTKWRDHLLASGGRTVGNREPAPASNATVARKITSLRSFFSFLQVGGYRGGNPAHPNFVNAPSVPDEGVTPAIHPKSLGLLLNCPDEETPAGIRDRAILAVFAYMALRVDELHHINVGNIARDGEHTIIRIKGKGNEIRKGVLPPIAATPVNAWIELADIESDRRGPLFRPGNSARGAGRDGFARKRLSVRSIQELIKRYCREVGIDEAVSVHSLRVTAATEADKAGVPLIAIQKWLGHKDPRTTLRYIRGHEDLDRSPAYTIRYG